GTGGAACGGAATGCCATCCAGCGGCTTGCCCTTGGCGTCCTTGGGCGCCTTGGGGCCCTTGATCTCGACGCCGTCGGGGTTGTTCGAGCCCACGTCGTGCAGCGCCAGCAGGTGGGCCACCACCAGGCCCAGCAGCACCAGCGGCACGGCGATGACGTGGAAGCTGAAGAAGCGGTTCAGCGTGGCATCACCCACCACGTAGTCGCCGCGGATCAGCAGCGCCAGGTCGTTGCCGACGAAGGGCACGGCCGCGAACAGGTTGACGATCACCTGGGCGCCCCAGTACGACATCTGGCCCCAGGGCAGCAGATAGCCCATGAAGGCCTCGGCCATCAGCGCCAGGAAGATCGCGCAGCCGAACACCCACACCAGCTCGCGCGGCTTGCGGTAGCTGCCGTACATCAGGCCGCGCCACATGTGCAGGTACACCACCACGAAGAACGCCGAGGCGCCGGTGGAGTGCATGTAGCGGATCAGCCAGCCCCAGGGCACGTCGCGCATGATGTACTCGACCGAGGCGAAGGCCAGGCTCGCATCGGGCTTGTAGTGCATCACCAGGAAGATGCCGGTGACGATCTGGATCACCAGCACCAGCAGCGCCAGCGAGCCGAAGAAGTACCAGGCGTTGAAGTTCTTCGGAGCGTAGTACTCCGACATGTGAACCTTGTACGCGTCGAACGCGGTGGGAAACCGGTTCTCGAACCAGTTCGTCACCTTGGCGCCCACGGGCGCGTCGGCGGGGAGTTCCTTGAAAGTTGCCATGGTTGCCTCGTCCTGACGTGCGTCAGCCCTTCTTGTCTTCGCCGATCAGCAACTTGGCGTCGCTGAGGTACATGTGCGGGGGCACTTCGAGGTTGTCGGGCGCGGGCACGTTCTTGAACACGCGGCCGGCCATGTCGAAGGTGGAACCATGGCAGGGGCACAGGAAGCCACCCGCCCAGTCGTTGGGCAGCGAGGGTTGCGCGCCGGTCTGGAACTTGTCGGACGGCGAGCAGCCCAGGTGCGAGCAGATGCCCACGGCCACCAGGAACTCGGGCTTGATCGAGCGGTGCGGGTTGCGCGCGTAATCGGGGGTCAGCTCGCTGGGCTTGCGCTCGGACTTGGGGTCGGCCAGCAGCGGGTCGAGCTTGGCCAGCGCGTCGAGCTGCTCCTTGGTGCGGCGCACGATCCACACCGGCTTGCCGCGCCATTCGACGGTGAGCTTCTCACCCGGCTTCAGGCCGCTGATGTCGGCCTCGACGGCGGCGCCGGCGGCCTTGGCGCGCTCGGACGGGGCAAAGGTGCTGACGAAGGGCACGGCAGCCGCGACGCCGCCGAGGGCGCCGGCACCAGCCGTGATCGCCACCCAGGTGCGTCGGCCTTGGTCGACGGTGCTGTCACTCATGGGAATCCTCTGGAAGAGAGCCGAAGGGCTGCGAATGGTCTTTAGGGCAACCCGCGATTCTAGCGGAGCCCCGCCTGCTGCGGCCCTCGCTGGGCACCGATTGACGGTTCAGCCCGGTCGCCGATACTGCTTTGCGGCCATCG
This portion of the Aquabacterium sp. OR-4 genome encodes:
- a CDS encoding cytochrome b, with the translated sequence MATFKELPADAPVGAKVTNWFENRFPTAFDAYKVHMSEYYAPKNFNAWYFFGSLALLVLVIQIVTGIFLVMHYKPDASLAFASVEYIMRDVPWGWLIRYMHSTGASAFFVVVYLHMWRGLMYGSYRKPRELVWVFGCAIFLALMAEAFMGYLLPWGQMSYWGAQVIVNLFAAVPFVGNDLALLIRGDYVVGDATLNRFFSFHVIAVPLVLLGLVVAHLLALHDVGSNNPDGVEIKGPKAPKDAKGKPLDGIPFHPYYTVHDLFGVGVFLMLFTAVVFFAPELGGYFLEYNNFIPADPLKTPPHIAPVWYFTPFYSMLRATTDVMVNVLCVILALGGVGALAVLRGKVRIAAVAAMFIAAVLLKTFDAKFWGVVVMGGAVVILFFLPWLDFSPVKSIRYRPTWHKVMYAIFLVFFVVLGYLGIQPPSEVGTLVSQVGTLFYFGFFLLMPWWSTIGTFKPVPDRVTFHPH
- the petA gene encoding ubiquinol-cytochrome c reductase iron-sulfur subunit, whose product is MSDSTVDQGRRTWVAITAGAGALGGVAAAVPFVSTFAPSERAKAAGAAVEADISGLKPGEKLTVEWRGKPVWIVRRTKEQLDALAKLDPLLADPKSERKPSELTPDYARNPHRSIKPEFLVAVGICSHLGCSPSDKFQTGAQPSLPNDWAGGFLCPCHGSTFDMAGRVFKNVPAPDNLEVPPHMYLSDAKLLIGEDKKG